From Nitrososphaerota archaeon, the proteins below share one genomic window:
- a CDS encoding PAS domain-containing protein: DAVKYFNKGDKERIFIRTKAVIGRKVQQCHPQKSIHIVNRILDAFKNGKKDVAEFWIQKDGRMVHIRYFPVRDKNGEYLGTIEVTQDITNIKKIEGEKRLLDWKD, from the coding sequence AAGATGCTGTGAAATATTTCAATAAGGGCGATAAGGAAAGAATATTTATACGAACAAAAGCTGTTATTGGAAGAAAGGTTCAGCAATGCCATCCACAAAAGAGCATTCACATAGTTAATAGGATTTTAGATGCTTTTAAAAATGGCAAAAAAGATGTGGCAGAATTTTGGATTCAAAAAGATGGAAGAATGGTTCACATTCGATATTTTCCAGTAAGAGATAAAAATGGAGAGTATTTAGGTACTATAGAAGTAACTCAAGATATTACTAACATAAAGAAAATAGAGGGAGAAAAAAGACTTTTAGATTGGAAGGACTAA
- a CDS encoding arsenate reductase ArsC: MVRNINSADKIVLFVCVENSFRSQIAEAYFNKFAPKGWKAISAGIKPATNIHPNAILLMKEEGIDISNKKPKLLTKEIQEIAEIAIIVCSGNKCPLVYAKKVEDWDIPDPAKMPINEARKIRDIIKAKVLELIKKQLQ; this comes from the coding sequence ATGGTTAGAAATATAAATTCAGCTGATAAAATAGTTTTATTTGTATGCGTAGAAAATAGTTTTAGAAGCCAAATAGCTGAAGCTTATTTTAATAAATTTGCACCTAAAGGTTGGAAAGCTATTAGTGCTGGCATTAAACCTGCGACTAATATTCATCCTAATGCTATTCTTCTTATGAAAGAAGAAGGTATAGACATAAGCAATAAAAAGCCTAAACTTTTAACAAAAGAAATTCAAGAAATAGCTGAAATAGCAATAATAGTGTGTAGTGGTAACAAATGTCCTTTAGTTTATGCCAAGAAAGTTGAAGATTGGGATATACCCGACCCAGCAAAAATGCCTATAAATGAAGCAAGAAAAATTAGAGATATCATAAAAGCTAAAGTGCTTGAGCTTATAAAAAAACAGCTCCAATAA